From a single Hymenobacter sp. YIM 151500-1 genomic region:
- a CDS encoding DUF1800 domain-containing protein: protein MNRRTFLSKQTAPLAAPAAAMLEAAPTPAAAGGDPPGGDDETVSRFANRHLPTTARPTAGLAAYTGPWGYTQAAHLLRRTTFGPTRAEILAAAGSNLTQVLNGLLTIPAAPAPPVNGFTNDTSVAVGQTWVNLPYNNDFEYWRMRSLRAWWVGQMLQSTTLVEKMTLFWHNHFVIEFDDIYEGRYSYRYQAMLRSSALGNMRQLTKDVTIDPGMLRYLGGNQNRAGAPNENYARELLELFTVGKGPLAGPGNYTTYTEADVQAAAKVLTGWRDSATDINSYYTANRHDTTTKQFSAAFGNKTIANQGDQEYKALVDMIFDKTDTALFLARKLYRWFVYYVIDANTEQSVIQPLAALLKQNNYEVVPTLRALLGSQHFFDTMSMGCVIKSPIEFVVGTARQLQLQFPPASNVTAQYGMWDWLVDRASVQQQQLGDPPNVAGWPAYWQTPQYYEMWINAVTLPRRSQFTDLMVSQNGYTRYINNTAYNLKTDVLALAQALPAATAADANLLIAEFTKLLLPIPLTANQLSYLNDILLPGLPDFEWTVEWNGYLAAPTNATRRMGVESKLRALFKAILGLAEYHLS, encoded by the coding sequence ATGAATCGTAGAACTTTCCTCAGTAAGCAGACGGCACCATTGGCGGCTCCCGCCGCGGCCATGCTGGAGGCGGCGCCCACCCCAGCCGCGGCCGGCGGCGACCCACCCGGTGGAGATGATGAAACCGTTAGCCGGTTCGCCAACAGGCACCTGCCCACTACGGCCCGGCCCACGGCCGGCCTGGCTGCGTATACCGGCCCCTGGGGCTACACGCAGGCCGCTCACTTGCTGCGCCGAACCACCTTTGGGCCCACCCGCGCCGAGATTCTGGCCGCGGCGGGCAGCAACCTGACCCAGGTATTGAACGGGCTGCTCACGATTCCAGCTGCCCCGGCGCCCCCGGTCAACGGCTTCACCAACGACACCAGCGTGGCCGTGGGCCAAACCTGGGTAAACCTGCCCTACAACAACGACTTCGAGTACTGGCGCATGCGCAGCCTGCGCGCCTGGTGGGTGGGCCAGATGCTGCAAAGCACTACGCTGGTAGAGAAGATGACCTTGTTCTGGCACAATCACTTCGTGATTGAGTTCGACGACATCTACGAAGGCCGCTACAGCTACCGCTACCAGGCCATGCTGCGCAGCTCGGCGCTGGGCAACATGCGCCAGCTGACCAAGGACGTTACCATTGACCCCGGCATGCTGCGCTACCTGGGCGGCAACCAGAACCGTGCCGGAGCCCCCAACGAGAACTATGCCCGCGAGCTGCTGGAGCTGTTTACCGTGGGCAAAGGCCCGCTGGCCGGCCCCGGCAACTACACCACCTACACCGAAGCCGACGTGCAGGCCGCCGCCAAGGTGCTTACCGGCTGGCGCGACTCCGCCACCGACATCAACAGCTACTACACGGCCAACCGCCACGACACTACCACCAAGCAATTCAGCGCCGCCTTCGGCAACAAGACCATTGCCAACCAGGGCGACCAGGAATACAAGGCGCTGGTAGACATGATTTTCGACAAGACCGATACGGCCTTGTTTCTGGCCCGCAAGCTCTACCGGTGGTTTGTGTACTACGTCATCGACGCCAACACCGAGCAGAGCGTGATTCAGCCCCTGGCGGCCTTGCTCAAGCAAAACAACTACGAGGTGGTACCCACCCTGCGGGCCTTGCTGGGCAGCCAGCACTTCTTCGACACCATGAGCATGGGCTGCGTGATTAAAAGTCCCATTGAGTTTGTGGTGGGCACGGCCCGGCAGTTGCAATTGCAGTTCCCGCCGGCCTCCAACGTCACGGCCCAATACGGCATGTGGGACTGGCTCGTGGACCGGGCTTCGGTGCAGCAGCAGCAGCTCGGCGACCCGCCCAACGTGGCCGGCTGGCCCGCCTACTGGCAAACACCCCAGTACTACGAAATGTGGATCAACGCCGTGACCCTGCCCCGCCGCAGCCAGTTCACGGACCTGATGGTAAGCCAGAACGGCTACACGCGCTACATCAATAACACGGCCTACAACCTGAAAACCGACGTGCTGGCTCTGGCTCAGGCCCTGCCCGCCGCCACCGCCGCCGATGCCAACCTGCTGATTGCGGAGTTCACCAAGCTGCTGCTGCCCATTCCGCTCACGGCCAACCAGCTCAGCTACCTCAACGACATTCTGCTGCCCGGCCTGCCCGACTTTGAGTGGACGGTGGAGTGGAACGGCTACCTGGCCGCGCCCACCAACGCCACCAGAAGAATGGGAGTCGAATCCAAGCTCCGCGCCTTGTTTAAGGCCATTCTGGGCCTGGCGGAATATCATCTTAGCTAA